The following coding sequences are from one Humulus lupulus chromosome X, drHumLupu1.1, whole genome shotgun sequence window:
- the LOC133805192 gene encoding uncharacterized protein LOC133805192, producing the protein MFKKTSLIVLSMLKPRPSEIDYYSALTEGDAPLYPGLGQEEEVETPTDFEKVAEIADEVAKAANIFVDGPDDEDTPVPIDPTPSAPAPSVHPSPDQPDLREVLERLERVESRQDTILENQAVIMDAVNKILTFVQDLPNDSDSDSNSLDLPDDFVSHDIGTPPPIVLTANPETPGVAIIEPGDVAGVEFQLAKRKRRKPKKFEDYTDPTRKKARWMRLMTCH; encoded by the exons atgttcaagaagacgagt ttgattgtgttgtccatgttgaagccccggccttcggagatagattattatagcgctctgacggagggtgatgctcccttgtatcccgggttgggccaagaagaagaggtagaaactcccactgattttgagaaggtggcggagatagctgatgaggttgcgaaggcagcaaatatttttgttgatggccctgatgatgaggataccccagtccccatcgaccccacaccctcggccccagccccatcggtacaccccagtcctgatcaacctgatttacgggaggtgttggagaggttggaacgagtcgagagtcgtcaggataccatcctagagaaccaggcggtcatcatggatgctgtcaataagatcttgacattcgtacaagatcttccaaatgattctgattctgattccaactcacttgacctcccagatgattttgtctcacatgacataggcactcctcccccgatagtactcacagcaaatcctgagaccccaggtgttgctattatagaacctggggatgttgctggtgtagagtttcaattggccaagaggaaaagacgcaaacctaagaaatttgaagactacaccGACCCAACCAGAAAGAAAGCTCGTTGGATGCGATTGATGACGTGCCATTAG